In Candidatus Margulisiibacteriota bacterium, the following proteins share a genomic window:
- a CDS encoding ABC transporter ATP-binding protein gives MGKVEVRALQGISLVVKRGEFLSIMGPSGCGKSTMMHIVGCLDRPTTGRVLLDDIDINKLDDNSLAEIRNKKVGFVFQTFNLLPKLNAVENVELPLIYAGLKPDERRERALELLEMVGLKERAFHRPPEMSGGQSQRVAIARALANNPSIIMADEPTGNLDSKSGEEIIHLFKELNNKGITLIMVTHDQDIANFSKRIIRLKDGLVVADETVR, from the coding sequence ATGGGGAAGGTCGAGGTCCGGGCCCTGCAGGGTATCAGCCTGGTGGTAAAGAGAGGGGAGTTTCTTTCGATTATGGGACCGTCCGGCTGCGGCAAGTCGACGATGATGCACATTGTCGGCTGTCTTGACCGGCCGACGACCGGCAGAGTTCTTTTAGATGATATCGATATTAATAAGCTTGATGACAACAGCCTAGCCGAGATCCGCAACAAGAAGGTTGGCTTTGTCTTTCAAACTTTTAACCTCCTCCCTAAACTGAACGCGGTCGAGAACGTGGAATTGCCGCTGATCTATGCCGGTCTAAAGCCTGATGAGCGGCGGGAAAGAGCTTTGGAACTTTTAGAGATGGTCGGGCTTAAGGAGCGAGCTTTCCATCGGCCTCCGGAAATGTCGGGGGGGCAGAGCCAGCGGGTGGCGATCGCCCGGGCGCTGGCCAACAATCCCTCGATCATCATGGCGGACGAGCCGACCGGCAATCTTGATTCCAAAAGCGGCGAAGAAATTATTCATCTGTTTAAGGAATTGAACAATAAAGGGATCACTTTGATCATGGTGACCCATGATCAGGATATCGCGAACTTCAGCAAAAGGATCATCCGTTTAAAAGACGGCTTGGTCGTGGCCGACGAAACAGTCCGATGA
- a CDS encoding FtsX-like permease family protein, with protein MLVAVTERTREIGIRKAIGAKRRDIFLQFVMESILITLSGALLGITLGTLASWGIMSALKLEAVIAYNAAAIACLVALLVGLFFGVYPAVRASRLDPVEALRFEV; from the coding sequence ATGCTGGTGGCGGTGACCGAGCGGACCCGGGAGATCGGGATCAGGAAAGCGATCGGCGCCAAACGGCGGGATATTTTCCTGCAGTTTGTCATGGAATCGATCCTGATCACTTTAAGCGGGGCGTTGTTAGGGATAACCCTGGGGACTTTGGCTTCCTGGGGGATAATGAGCGCCCTGAAGCTCGAGGCGGTTATCGCCTATAACGCGGCGGCCATTGCCTGTCTGGTTGCCCTTTTGGTTGGCCTCTTTTTCGGGGTTTATCCGGCGGTTCGGGCCTCAAGGCTTGACCCGGTCGAAGCCTTGAGGTTTGAAGTATGA
- a CDS encoding ABC transporter permease, protein MIFFLWESLKQAFRSLVSNKVRSILTMLGVIIGIFSVITLVTIGEGAKKYVTDQVQSLGAGYDSFIMIAGKDNSVPPNPKFVYADINLIKSRIPEVRDIVALNPGSGDLYYGKKKYKAPVIIGTTANNMMLMGWGLSSGHFFNEADVEARKKVAIIGPKIAKDIFGEISPLGEKIKIRGTNYLIIGLAEPKGSIGVFDMDARVIIPITTAQNMMGTSNIMRMNIFPKDVARMDEVKAKVQILMERRLGNDDFRFITQKGILDIVNNILGVLTGFVAGIAAISLLVGGIGIMNIMLVAVNERVREIGVRKAIGAKSRDIVLQFLVESMMIALIGGVLGILLGLGGAFLIMFAIKGVLVIAWWAVILATVVSAAVGIFFGVYPAMRAAALDPVIALRYE, encoded by the coding sequence ATGATCTTCTTTCTCTGGGAGAGTTTAAAGCAGGCCTTTCGCTCGCTGGTTTCCAATAAGGTCCGTTCGATCCTGACGATGCTTGGCGTGATCATCGGGATCTTTTCGGTGATCACGCTGGTGACGATCGGCGAAGGGGCGAAGAAATATGTGACCGACCAGGTGCAGAGCCTGGGGGCCGGTTACGATTCTTTTATCATGATCGCGGGGAAAGATAATTCGGTCCCTCCCAATCCGAAGTTCGTCTATGCCGACATCAACTTGATCAAATCCCGGATCCCCGAGGTCAGGGATATCGTCGCTTTAAATCCCGGGAGCGGCGATCTGTATTATGGCAAGAAAAAGTATAAAGCCCCGGTGATCATCGGGACGACCGCCAATAACATGATGTTAATGGGATGGGGTTTATCGTCCGGCCATTTCTTTAATGAGGCTGACGTTGAAGCGCGAAAAAAGGTGGCGATTATCGGCCCGAAAATTGCCAAAGATATTTTCGGTGAGATCAGCCCGCTCGGCGAAAAAATAAAAATCCGGGGGACAAACTATCTGATTATCGGGTTGGCGGAGCCTAAAGGGAGCATCGGCGTTTTCGATATGGACGCCCGGGTGATCATTCCGATCACGACCGCCCAGAATATGATGGGGACGAGCAACATCATGAGAATGAATATTTTTCCCAAGGACGTGGCCAGGATGGACGAGGTCAAAGCCAAAGTCCAAATCCTGATGGAGCGCCGACTGGGAAATGACGACTTCCGTTTTATCACCCAAAAGGGAATCCTTGATATCGTCAATAACATTCTTGGCGTCTTGACCGGGTTCGTGGCCGGGATCGCGGCGATCTCGCTTTTGGTCGGCGGGATCGGGATTATGAACATCATGCTGGTGGCGGTCAACGAACGGGTCAGAGAGATCGGGGTTCGCAAAGCAATCGGCGCCAAGAGCCGCGATATTGTCCTGCAATTTCTGGTGGAATCGATGATGATCGCTTTGATCGGCGGGGTCTTAGGGATCTTACTTGGCTTGGGCGGAGCTTTCTTGATAATGTTCGCCATTAAAGGGGTGCTGGTCATTGCCTGGTGGGCGGTTATCTTGGCGACGGTCGTTTCCGCGGCGGTCGGGATCTTTTTCGGGGTCTATCCGGCGATGCGGGCGGCGGCG